The Patescibacteria group bacterium genome includes a window with the following:
- the ftsH-2 gene encoding ATP-dependent zinc metalloprotease FtsH: MIKKKGKMPVVRKRIEFNIKINLWKVFLFFLFLVFFFPFLVSIFDLQKTEKNIDISQALIDIKEGRVKEVLVENERLIINYEDGSSRISIKEANESFSDLLSKEGIEPSKVNYKVIDQTWSKGLAEILAAIIPVVLFAAVFLFIIRAQNRAAGDIFSFGKSRAKLFAKGKQSVTFSDVAGVDDAKKELEEVVDFLKNPAKYRRIGARTPKGVLLFGPSGVGKTLLAKAVAGEADVPFFSMAGSEFMEMLVGVGASRVRDLFAQAKAAAPSIIFIDEIDAIGRQRGRGFIGGHDEREQTLNQILVEMDGFTPNDNVVVIAATNRGDLLDPALLRPGRFDRRVVLDMPDKEGREAILKIHARGKKFATKVDWGKIADRTVGFSGADLENMLNEAAILAARANKRGIEIEDLEEAATKVKLGPAKRKIQSEEDKKITAYHEAGHAIVTHFLPNMDPVERISIVARGMSLGHTLIPPAADRTHETRSRILSQITAMLGGRAAEEVVFNEMTSGASNDIDKATSLARAMVVEFGMSDLGPINLGPQYDVDEFGKTQWYEPSSISPAMQEKVDFEIKKIVDSCYKEALRIVKENRKKLDLVVKELLKKETLTRDEFESLVLKK; encoded by the coding sequence ATGATAAAAAAGAAAGGTAAAATGCCTGTTGTGAGGAAACGTATTGAATTTAATATAAAAATAAATCTTTGGAAGGTGTTTTTGTTTTTTTTGTTCCTGGTTTTCTTTTTTCCCTTTTTAGTTAGTATTTTTGATCTTCAGAAGACTGAGAAAAATATTGATATTTCCCAGGCGCTGATAGATATAAAGGAAGGTAGGGTAAAGGAAGTATTAGTTGAGAACGAGAGATTAATTATTAATTATGAAGATGGGTCTTCGAGAATTTCTATTAAGGAGGCAAATGAAAGTTTTTCTGATCTTCTTTCCAAGGAAGGGATTGAACCTTCAAAGGTAAACTATAAAGTGATTGATCAAACTTGGTCTAAAGGTTTGGCTGAAATTTTGGCAGCCATAATACCGGTTGTTCTTTTTGCAGCGGTCTTTCTTTTTATAATCAGAGCCCAAAACAGGGCAGCAGGTGATATTTTTTCCTTTGGTAAGTCTCGCGCTAAGCTTTTTGCTAAAGGTAAACAAAGTGTTACTTTTTCTGATGTAGCTGGGGTTGATGATGCCAAGAAAGAGCTTGAGGAAGTTGTTGATTTTTTGAAAAACCCAGCTAAATATCGCCGGATCGGGGCAAGAACACCCAAGGGGGTTTTGCTTTTCGGTCCTTCAGGGGTTGGTAAAACTTTACTTGCTAAGGCTGTTGCTGGAGAAGCCGATGTTCCGTTCTTTTCAATGGCCGGGTCTGAATTCATGGAAATGTTGGTTGGAGTTGGTGCTTCGCGTGTTCGCGATCTTTTTGCTCAGGCTAAGGCTGCAGCACCGTCAATTATATTTATTGATGAGATTGATGCTATTGGCCGACAGAGAGGGAGAGGTTTTATTGGTGGTCATGATGAGAGGGAACAAACTTTAAATCAGATTTTGGTTGAAATGGATGGTTTTACTCCAAATGATAATGTGGTTGTAATTGCGGCAACAAACAGAGGTGATTTGCTTGACCCAGCTCTTCTTCGTCCAGGTCGTTTTGACAGAAGAGTGGTTTTGGATATGCCTGATAAGGAGGGAAGGGAGGCAATTTTGAAGATTCATGCACGAGGTAAGAAGTTTGCCACAAAAGTTGATTGGGGAAAAATTGCTGATAGGACTGTTGGTTTTTCTGGAGCTGACCTTGAGAATATGTTAAATGAGGCAGCAATTTTGGCGGCTAGGGCCAACAAAAGGGGAATTGAAATTGAAGATTTGGAGGAGGCTGCAACAAAAGTAAAACTTGGGCCTGCAAAGAGGAAAATACAAAGTGAGGAAGACAAGAAAATTACCGCCTATCATGAAGCAGGGCATGCAATAGTTACTCACTTTTTACCCAACATGGACCCTGTTGAGCGAATCTCAATAGTTGCTCGTGGTATGAGCCTGGGCCACACACTTATCCCACCTGCTGCTGACAGAACTCATGAGACAAGATCAAGAATATTAAGCCAGATTACTGCCATGCTTGGCGGTAGGGCAGCTGAAGAAGTTGTTTTCAATGAGATGACATCTGGTGCTTCAAATGATATTGATAAGGCAACAAGTTTGGCAAGGGCAATGGTGGTTGAATTTGGAATGAGTGACTTGGGTCCTATTAATCTTGGTCCTCAATATGATGTTGATGAATTTGGCAAAACTCAGTGGTATGAACCTTCAAGTATTTCCCCTGCTATGCAGGAGAAGGTTGATTTTGAGATTAAGAAGATTGTTGATTCTTGTTATAAAGAAGCCTTGAGGATTGTTAAAGAGAATAGGAAAAAGTTAGATTTAGTTGTCAAAGAGCTTCTCAAGAAAGAAACATTAACTCGAGACGAATTTGAGTCTTTAGTTTTGAAAAAATAG
- the metG' gene encoding methionine--tRNA ligase subunit beta, giving the protein MKTVSFEEFSKVDIRIGTVVRAEVPKWSHWVMKLIVDFGPEIGERTIFAGIMHFFKAEDLIGKQFPFVVNLEPKKIGPEGDFSQGMLLAASPVLNKPVVINDEEITEEPVLFTLSKKVPNGTKVR; this is encoded by the coding sequence ATGAAAACTGTTTCTTTTGAAGAATTTTCAAAAGTTGACATTAGAATAGGGACCGTTGTTAGGGCAGAGGTGCCTAAGTGGAGCCATTGGGTGATGAAATTGATAGTTGATTTTGGACCTGAAATTGGGGAAAGAACAATTTTTGCTGGCATTATGCATTTTTTTAAAGCTGAAGACCTTATTGGTAAGCAATTTCCATTTGTGGTTAATTTAGAACCCAAAAAGATTGGTCCTGAAGGTGATTTTTCCCAAGGAATGTTGCTTGCCGCATCGCCAGTTTTAAATAAGCCAGTTGTTATTAATGATGAAGAAATAACTGAAGAGCCTGTTTTGTTCACTCTTTCAAAAAAGGTTCCAAATGGCACTAAAGTGCGTTGA
- the trpS gene encoding tryptophan--tRNA ligase, with the protein MKKRVFSGSRPTGYLHLGNYLGGVKGYLELAQREDLETIYMVMDLHAITTPFNKEALSENTRNVIIDYLACGLDPKKSIVTVQSFVPEHTYLAHLISSTVTVARMLHLPTYKEKVKQYPQDVTMALLNYPVLMAADILAYKAELVPVGIDQEPHIEVAREIARKMNEKYGTDFPEPKRFATEGEYIPSLTGEGKMSKSVEGSYIGLTDSLEEIKSKLAKVPTDSGSGKEIPKEGGVASLLKFVEIFLGKEKRKEYESSYLSSGIRYQELKTTLAEAIYSDLLPIQEKRRKIEKEKGYVEDVIIDGAKKARKIASEVLEEVKEKMGFMILK; encoded by the coding sequence ATGAAAAAGAGAGTTTTTTCTGGTTCAAGGCCCACAGGCTATCTTCATCTTGGCAATTATTTGGGTGGGGTAAAAGGATATTTGGAGCTTGCCCAAAGGGAGGATTTGGAAACTATTTATATGGTGATGGATTTGCATGCAATTACCACACCTTTTAATAAAGAAGCGCTTTCTGAAAATACTAGGAATGTGATTATTGATTATCTGGCTTGTGGTCTTGATCCTAAAAAATCAATAGTTACCGTTCAATCTTTTGTTCCTGAGCATACTTATTTGGCTCATTTAATTTCCTCGACGGTTACGGTGGCAAGAATGCTTCATTTGCCCACCTACAAAGAGAAGGTGAAACAGTATCCTCAAGATGTAACTATGGCGCTTTTAAACTATCCGGTTTTAATGGCTGCTGATATTTTGGCCTATAAGGCGGAATTGGTACCGGTTGGGATAGACCAGGAGCCTCATATTGAAGTTGCACGAGAGATTGCGCGCAAAATGAATGAAAAGTATGGCACAGATTTTCCTGAGCCAAAAAGATTTGCAACAGAAGGTGAATATATTCCCTCTTTAACTGGTGAGGGCAAAATGAGCAAGAGTGTGGAAGGGAGTTATATCGGTTTGACCGATTCTCTTGAAGAGATTAAATCAAAATTAGCTAAAGTACCAACAGATAGCGGCAGTGGTAAGGAAATTCCCAAGGAAGGAGGAGTAGCCTCACTTTTAAAGTTTGTTGAAATCTTTTTAGGAAAAGAAAAGAGAAAAGAATACGAGTCTTCTTATTTATCTTCTGGAATTCGATACCAAGAACTAAAAACAACGCTAGCTGAAGCCATTTACTCTGATCTTTTGCCAATTCAGGAAAAAAGAAGAAAGATTGAGAAAGAAAAGGGTTATGTGGAGGACGTTATTATTGATGGAGCTAAAAAAGCAAGAAAGATCGCATCCGAAGTACTTGAAGAGGTTAAAGAGAAAATGGGGTTTATGATTTTAAAATAA
- the xerC gene encoding tyrosine recombinase XerC, whose protein sequence is MTDQILIKNLLPEFIKSLSDKGRSPSTIIAYRADLEQFVDFAEKKQKPYPQSIGSDLIAAYRDLLLADKYTAKTVSRKLNAIKTFFKFLVEQGHISTNPAQEVAHPKMEPSKPKFLSKLEYRALRDTVRDDIRTAAIVELILQTGLRISEVANLKLANVKDDEIKVEAYASQPERTIPLNKRAKEALDNYLKKERPKADSPYFFISKNGKPLAIRNIRSTINRYIQKAEMPSYTINDLRTTFIVENLKAGVNLVLLSQIAGHKRLSTTESYLELAGIKEPGNKQELEEL, encoded by the coding sequence ATGACTGATCAAATTTTAATCAAAAATCTGCTCCCAGAATTCATAAAAAGCTTAAGTGATAAAGGTCGTTCCCCTTCTACTATTATAGCCTATCGGGCCGACCTCGAGCAGTTCGTGGATTTTGCCGAAAAAAAACAAAAACCATATCCACAATCAATAGGAAGTGATTTGATTGCTGCTTACCGAGATCTACTACTTGCTGATAAATACACAGCTAAAACGGTTTCAAGAAAACTAAATGCGATAAAAACTTTCTTTAAATTTCTAGTCGAACAAGGCCACATCTCAACCAACCCAGCCCAAGAAGTAGCTCACCCCAAGATGGAGCCTTCAAAACCCAAATTCCTTTCCAAACTTGAATATCGCGCTCTTAGAGATACCGTAAGAGACGATATAAGAACAGCAGCCATTGTGGAATTAATTTTACAAACAGGTTTGAGAATTTCAGAAGTAGCAAACTTGAAACTTGCCAACGTAAAGGATGACGAAATTAAAGTCGAAGCTTATGCAAGCCAGCCTGAAAGAACAATTCCTCTTAATAAAAGAGCAAAAGAGGCTCTTGACAATTATCTTAAAAAAGAAAGGCCAAAAGCTGATTCACCATATTTCTTCATCAGCAAGAATGGCAAACCCTTAGCAATAAGAAATATCAGATCAACTATTAATAGGTATATACAAAAAGCAGAAATGCCAAGTTATACCATAAACGATCTGCGCACCACCTTTATAGTTGAAAATCTAAAGGCTGGAGTTAATCTGGTCTTGCTTTCTCAAATCGCCGGTCATAAAAGACTTTCAACCACAGAAAGCTATCTTGAGCTTGCAGGAATAAAAGAGCCGGGAAATAAGCAGGAGCTAGAAGAGCTATAA
- a CDS encoding ATP--cob(I)alamin adenosyltransferase, translating into MIYTKKGDRGKTSIIGNKRISKSDDLFWAIGDLDELNSLLGVIISKTNKKKLIIPLRKIQSNIFVIGSILAGYKTNFPSKMVKEMEAEIDKFESKLPVQTNFIFPGGIFEASMLFFARSVARRAERRVVVLKTRLGTNLDDILIYLNRLSDYLFILARWLNFKAGKKEDFWKI; encoded by the coding sequence ATGATTTATACTAAGAAGGGTGATAGAGGCAAGACTTCTATAATAGGAAATAAGAGAATTTCTAAATCGGACGATTTATTTTGGGCTATAGGCGATCTAGATGAGCTTAACTCTCTTTTGGGTGTAATAATTTCCAAAACAAACAAAAAAAAGCTTATCATTCCTCTTAGGAAGATTCAAAGTAATATTTTTGTAATAGGTTCAATACTAGCTGGTTACAAGACTAATTTTCCAAGCAAGATGGTAAAAGAGATGGAAGCTGAAATAGATAAATTTGAATCAAAGTTGCCTGTTCAGACTAATTTTATCTTCCCTGGTGGAATCTTTGAAGCATCGATGCTTTTCTTTGCAAGGTCAGTTGCAAGGAGAGCAGAAAGAAGAGTAGTTGTCTTAAAAACAAGATTAGGAACTAATTTAGATGATATTTTAATTTACCTAAATCGTCTTTCTGATTACCTGTTTATTTTAGCTAGATGGTTGAATTTTAAAGCTGGCAAAAAAGAGGATTTCTGGAAGATTTAA
- the nrdJ gene encoding ribonucleotide-diphosphate reductase subunit alpha → MKAKNKTKKGKIKLNRFYNDDFLNFKMENNKIVLDSLFAPSYESIMSEIEKKIGKRPTLPKDLPQGTWSEQALKVLEERYLVKDEEMRVVETPEEMLWRVAWEIASAESRWGKDRKLVKKQAEEFYLLMSSRKFLPNSPTLMNAGTGNMLQYSACFVLPVEDSMEGIFDALKYQALIHKTGGGTGFSFSRLRPKGAIVRTSKGIASGPVSFMRIFDAATNEVKQGGKRRGANMGILRVDHPDIKEFIHCKEDGGITNFNISVAITNEFMEAWRKGEDYDLIDPKTGAKAGSLNAREVFDEIAEAAWRTGDPGLIFIDKINESKANPVPALGPIESTNPCGEQPLYPFDACNLGSIFLGYFVKDGKIDWDDLEKVVKTAVRFLDDVIEVNPYPLEQIRKMVFNTRRIGLGVGGWADMLIALGIPYDSEEAVSLARKVMSFIEEKAVDASQELAEVRGPFPLWPISIYKNDKPRRNSTVTTIAPTGTISIIAGASSGVEPLFAIAYQHIVKDKHLNRQLSFVNPFFEKILKEREIWSQELVDKVVEKGVIRDMEEIPQDIRAIFGTAHEIDPAWHIRMQSAFQEFTENAVSKTINLEHSATVEDVKNAYILAWEQNCRGITVFRDGSKDAQVLNVGLNKKDESQSEKIEEGGTIVERPFVARGATYKLATPVGTAFITINEDDTGQPLELFINVGKAGSDITAVAEALGRVISTALRSRGSLSPKDRAEEIARQLSGIGGRRSVGFGPSKIRSLPDAVAAALSIHFGFRVNGYANHIAGEKKLENGLESNHHSNGKAEVVGALNSLELDETAFQSDQFFLSEKNAIADICPSCGSSSFVYEEGCSKCYVCGYSEC, encoded by the coding sequence ATGAAAGCCAAAAATAAAACAAAAAAAGGAAAAATTAAATTGAATCGTTTCTATAATGACGATTTCTTAAATTTTAAGATGGAAAACAACAAGATCGTCCTTGATAGTTTATTTGCTCCTTCTTATGAGTCGATCATGTCTGAGATAGAAAAGAAGATTGGGAAAAGACCCACCCTTCCAAAAGATTTGCCTCAAGGGACTTGGAGTGAACAGGCGTTGAAGGTTTTGGAAGAAAGGTATCTTGTTAAAGATGAAGAAATGAGGGTGGTTGAAACGCCAGAAGAGATGCTTTGGAGGGTTGCTTGGGAGATAGCATCAGCTGAATCAAGATGGGGCAAGGATAGAAAATTAGTCAAAAAACAGGCGGAGGAATTTTATTTACTGATGTCTTCAAGAAAGTTTCTACCCAATTCTCCCACTTTAATGAATGCAGGAACAGGTAATATGCTTCAGTATTCAGCTTGTTTTGTTTTGCCAGTGGAAGACTCAATGGAGGGAATATTTGACGCTTTGAAATATCAAGCTTTGATTCATAAAACAGGTGGTGGTACGGGCTTTTCCTTTAGTCGTTTAAGACCAAAAGGGGCGATAGTGAGAACTTCAAAGGGTATTGCTTCTGGTCCTGTTTCTTTTATGCGTATTTTTGATGCTGCAACCAATGAAGTAAAGCAGGGTGGTAAAAGAAGGGGTGCCAATATGGGAATACTGCGTGTTGATCATCCTGATATTAAAGAATTTATTCATTGTAAAGAAGACGGTGGTATTACCAATTTCAACATTTCTGTTGCTATTACGAATGAATTTATGGAAGCATGGAGAAAAGGAGAGGATTATGATTTGATAGATCCAAAGACAGGTGCCAAGGCAGGTAGTCTTAATGCAAGAGAGGTTTTTGATGAAATTGCAGAGGCCGCTTGGAGGACAGGTGATCCTGGTCTTATATTTATTGATAAGATTAATGAAAGTAAGGCTAATCCAGTTCCTGCTCTTGGCCCAATTGAATCAACCAATCCCTGTGGCGAACAACCGCTTTATCCATTTGATGCCTGCAACTTGGGTAGCATTTTCTTGGGTTATTTTGTCAAAGATGGGAAGATTGATTGGGACGATCTTGAGAAAGTGGTTAAAACAGCGGTTCGTTTTTTGGATGATGTGATTGAGGTTAATCCTTATCCTTTGGAACAGATAAGAAAAATGGTTTTTAACACTCGACGCATTGGTTTGGGGGTTGGTGGTTGGGCTGATATGCTAATTGCTTTGGGTATTCCTTATGATAGTGAGGAAGCGGTTAGTCTGGCAAGGAAGGTTATGAGTTTTATAGAGGAGAAAGCTGTTGATGCCTCTCAGGAACTAGCAGAAGTAAGAGGGCCTTTTCCTCTTTGGCCAATTAGTATTTATAAAAACGACAAGCCTCGTCGCAATTCAACTGTAACAACAATTGCTCCAACGGGAACAATTTCTATTATTGCTGGCGCCTCATCTGGGGTCGAACCTCTTTTTGCCATAGCATATCAGCACATAGTTAAAGACAAGCATCTAAATAGGCAGCTGTCTTTTGTAAATCCATTTTTTGAAAAGATTCTTAAAGAGAGAGAGATTTGGAGCCAAGAATTGGTTGACAAGGTGGTTGAGAAAGGTGTGATAAGAGATATGGAAGAGATACCGCAAGATATAAGAGCGATTTTTGGAACTGCTCATGAAATAGATCCTGCCTGGCACATTAGAATGCAATCTGCTTTTCAGGAGTTCACAGAAAATGCGGTTTCAAAGACAATTAATCTTGAACACAGCGCCACGGTAGAGGATGTAAAAAATGCCTATATTCTAGCCTGGGAGCAGAACTGTAGAGGTATTACTGTTTTTAGAGATGGCAGTAAAGATGCGCAGGTTTTGAACGTTGGCTTAAACAAAAAAGATGAAAGCCAAAGCGAAAAAATAGAAGAGGGTGGCACAATTGTTGAGCGTCCTTTTGTAGCAAGAGGAGCTACTTATAAATTGGCGACTCCTGTGGGGACAGCTTTTATTACTATAAATGAAGATGATACTGGGCAGCCTCTTGAGCTTTTCATCAATGTTGGCAAGGCAGGAAGTGATATTACGGCAGTGGCAGAAGCACTAGGCAGAGTGATTTCTACAGCTTTAAGGTCAAGGGGAAGTCTTTCTCCAAAGGATAGGGCAGAAGAGATTGCAAGACAGCTTTCGGGAATTGGAGGCAGAAGGTCTGTTGGTTTTGGTCCTTCTAAGATTCGCTCTCTTCCTGATGCAGTGGCGGCAGCTTTATCAATTCATTTTGGTTTCAGAGTTAATGGTTATGCGAATCATATTGCTGGCGAAAAAAAATTAGAAAATGGGTTGGAATCTAATCATCATTCCAATGGTAAAGCTGAGGTTGTTGGGGCTTTGAACAGTCTGGAATTGGATGAAACAGCTTTTCAATCTGACCAATTTTTTTTATCAGAAAAGAATGCCATAGCTGATATCTGCCCATCTTGTGGTTCAAGTTCTTTTGTTTATGAGGAAGGTTGTTCTAAATGTTATGTTTGTGGATATTCTGAATGCTAG
- a CDS encoding transcriptional regulator NrdR, whose amino-acid sequence MKCPFCGGKDLEVLESRSVDEDNSIRRRRQCVSCKRRFTTYERVKDKLLWVIKKDGRREPFIREKVRGGILRAIEKRPVSLELVEDIVSQVERDILKEEKEEISSRVIGRLVLRRLKKVDKVAWLRFASVYLEFEDLSDFEKAIEKEI is encoded by the coding sequence ATGAAATGTCCTTTTTGCGGAGGAAAAGATCTGGAAGTTCTAGAATCTCGTTCTGTTGATGAAGATAATTCTATTAGGAGAAGAAGACAGTGTGTTTCTTGTAAGAGACGTTTTACAACTTACGAGAGAGTAAAAGATAAGCTTTTATGGGTAATCAAAAAGGACGGTAGAAGAGAACCTTTTATTAGAGAGAAGGTAAGAGGTGGAATATTAAGAGCAATAGAAAAAAGGCCGGTTTCTTTAGAATTGGTTGAGGATATTGTAAGCCAGGTGGAGAGAGATATATTAAAGGAAGAAAAAGAGGAGATAAGTTCAAGGGTAATTGGTCGTTTGGTCTTAAGGAGGCTTAAGAAAGTGGATAAAGTTGCCTGGCTAAGGTTTGCAAGTGTTTATCTTGAATTTGAAGATTTAAGTGATTTTGAGAAGGCTATTGAGAAGGAGATATAG
- a CDS encoding penicillin-binding protein 1A, whose amino-acid sequence MPKRILILLIILIFTASMAWLFYDMPSPKNLSSGNLPVSTKIFDRNGKLIYEIYADQRRTPVDINELPSYVKNATIAIEDREFYKHHGFSITGIARAFYKTVFKHKLEGGSTLTQQLVKNSLLTPERTIKRKIREFVLATLVEIMYPKDKILEMYLNQIPYGSTAYGIESASELYFGKRAKDLTLAEASLLAGLPAAPTAYSPFGADPKRAKVRQELVLKRMVEDGYITQEEADKAKSEELKFAKPEKLKAPHFTLWIKELLAEKYGDLVVEQGGLRVTTTLDLDLQEFAENAVATEVARLKKQNVRNGAALVTRPKSGEILAMVGSKDYFAEDEDGKVNVIFSLRQPGSSIKPLNYALAIENKLITASTPLADIPTCFIIQGQPPYCPKNYDNTFHGIQQVRYALGNSLNIPAVRVLALNGIENFIDFAKKMGITTFEDPSKYGLSLTLGGGEVKPYDMAVAFGVFANQGIKIPLNPILKVEDWKGKIYEEFKPDNIEGERVLSAETAFIISNILSDNDARSMAFGPSSFLNVKDHPEVAVKTGTTNDRRDNWTIGYTSQILALSWVGNNNNDPMGGAVSGVSGASPIWNQIIRYAIEKAEKGKYNKNDSGHGVFPKPDGVIGTNICSDSGNKATDENGNQINCPTRFEYFLKEKVGAEIDMGQKDIAVDKTTGSLADKNTPPENVEMQNKLVLIDPLGTAYCFDCTATQSATISHPIPTPKKTQP is encoded by the coding sequence ATGCCAAAAAGAATCCTTATCCTTTTAATCATTCTTATATTTACCGCCTCTATGGCCTGGCTTTTTTATGATATGCCTTCTCCTAAAAATTTGTCCTCAGGAAACCTACCTGTTTCAACCAAAATATTTGATAGAAACGGTAAATTAATCTACGAGATATATGCTGATCAAAGAAGAACGCCTGTTGACATAAATGAACTGCCAAGTTATGTCAAAAATGCAACCATTGCTATAGAAGATAGGGAATTCTATAAACACCACGGCTTTTCAATCACTGGTATAGCCCGAGCTTTCTACAAAACTGTCTTTAAACACAAACTGGAAGGTGGTTCAACTTTAACGCAACAACTGGTAAAAAATTCTCTTTTGACTCCAGAACGAACAATTAAAAGAAAGATCAGAGAATTTGTTCTCGCCACCTTGGTAGAGATAATGTATCCAAAGGACAAAATTCTTGAGATGTATTTAAACCAAATTCCCTATGGTTCAACTGCCTATGGAATTGAATCTGCAAGTGAGCTCTACTTTGGCAAAAGAGCTAAAGACTTAACCCTTGCTGAGGCCAGCCTTTTGGCCGGCCTCCCTGCTGCTCCAACCGCATACTCTCCTTTTGGAGCTGATCCAAAACGTGCCAAAGTAAGGCAAGAACTCGTCCTCAAAAGAATGGTAGAAGACGGCTACATTACCCAAGAAGAGGCTGATAAAGCCAAAAGTGAAGAATTAAAATTCGCCAAACCAGAAAAACTAAAAGCACCACACTTTACACTTTGGATAAAAGAATTGTTAGCTGAGAAATATGGGGATTTGGTGGTGGAGCAAGGAGGGCTAAGAGTAACAACCACTCTTGATTTAGATTTGCAAGAATTCGCAGAAAACGCAGTTGCCACAGAAGTAGCAAGACTAAAAAAACAAAATGTAAGGAATGGCGCAGCTTTAGTAACAAGACCAAAATCAGGAGAAATTTTAGCAATGGTTGGGTCAAAAGATTACTTTGCTGAGGACGAAGATGGCAAGGTAAATGTAATATTTTCCTTACGCCAACCCGGATCTTCAATTAAACCCTTAAACTATGCTCTTGCCATAGAAAACAAACTGATAACAGCTTCAACCCCACTTGCTGATATTCCCACTTGTTTTATTATTCAAGGCCAACCTCCCTACTGCCCAAAAAATTACGATAACACCTTTCATGGTATTCAACAGGTTCGCTATGCTTTAGGAAATTCCCTCAATATCCCAGCGGTAAGAGTATTAGCTCTAAATGGAATTGAAAATTTTATTGATTTTGCCAAAAAAATGGGTATAACCACATTCGAAGATCCTTCTAAATATGGCCTTTCACTAACTTTAGGAGGAGGAGAAGTTAAACCCTACGATATGGCTGTTGCCTTCGGTGTTTTTGCCAACCAGGGAATAAAAATCCCCCTAAACCCAATTCTCAAAGTCGAAGATTGGAAAGGAAAAATTTATGAAGAATTTAAACCTGATAATATAGAAGGTGAAAGAGTGCTAAGCGCTGAAACAGCTTTTATTATCTCAAATATTCTTTCTGACAACGATGCAAGATCCATGGCTTTTGGACCATCTTCTTTCCTCAACGTAAAAGACCACCCTGAAGTTGCAGTTAAAACAGGAACTACTAACGACAGAAGAGATAACTGGACCATCGGATATACCAGTCAAATCTTGGCTTTAAGCTGGGTAGGAAACAACAACAATGATCCCATGGGAGGAGCTGTATCAGGAGTATCAGGAGCTTCACCAATCTGGAATCAAATAATTAGATATGCCATTGAAAAAGCAGAGAAAGGAAAGTATAACAAAAATGATAGTGGGCATGGAGTATTTCCTAAACCAGACGGGGTGATTGGCACCAATATATGTAGCGACTCTGGTAATAAAGCTACTGATGAAAATGGAAATCAAATAAATTGCCCAACTCGATTTGAATATTTCCTTAAAGAAAAAGTTGGGGCAGAAATTGATATGGGGCAGAAGGACATTGCTGTTGATAAAACAACAGGAAGCCTAGCTGACAAAAATACTCCTCCCGAAAATGTTGAAATGCAAAACAAATTAGTATTAATTGATCCGTTAGGAACTGCTTATTGTTTCGACTGCACCGCTACCCAATCAGCAACTATTTCCCACCCTATCCCAACACCTAAAAAAACACAACCATAA
- a CDS encoding UTP--glucose-1-phosphate uridylyltransferase, with amino-acid sequence MGNNKVRKAIIPAAGLGTRFLPQTKAMPKEMLPLVDKPIIQFISEKLKEAGIEDIIIVTGYHKRAIEDHFDSPSQELVQNLKNSGKENILEELNQISNLANFFYVRQKGPYGNGTPLMNVRDIIGNEPFIYTWGDDMILASPNEFQQLINTYHKYQCSVLSGIKARNNEDYSRWGFVKGKEVEKGTLEIDEIIEKPGKDKAPSNLGSVSSFLFTPDIFDYIKPCLANLKENQEFYYNDLLKLMLKDKKRILIKEIENGEYIDTGNKFEYLKTITKFGIRHPEIGKDYLQFLKEIINLNN; translated from the coding sequence ATGGGTAATAACAAAGTAAGAAAAGCAATAATCCCAGCCGCAGGACTTGGTACCCGGTTTCTTCCCCAAACAAAAGCAATGCCTAAAGAAATGCTGCCTCTTGTTGATAAACCCATAATCCAATTCATAAGTGAGAAACTAAAAGAAGCTGGAATAGAAGATATTATCATTGTTACTGGATATCACAAAAGAGCAATAGAAGACCATTTTGACTCACCCTCACAAGAACTAGTGCAAAATCTAAAAAACAGCGGAAAAGAAAATATTTTAGAGGAACTAAACCAAATATCAAATCTTGCCAACTTCTTTTATGTTAGACAAAAAGGACCTTATGGGAACGGAACACCTCTTATGAATGTTAGAGACATAATAGGAAACGAACCTTTTATCTACACATGGGGAGATGACATGATACTTGCTTCCCCAAACGAATTTCAACAATTGATAAATACATATCATAAATACCAATGTTCTGTATTATCAGGAATTAAAGCCAGAAATAACGAAGACTACTCACGCTGGGGCTTTGTAAAAGGCAAGGAAGTTGAAAAAGGAACACTAGAAATAGATGAAATTATTGAAAAACCAGGAAAAGACAAAGCTCCAAGTAATTTGGGAAGTGTCTCCAGTTTCTTGTTTACACCTGATATTTTTGATTACATAAAACCATGTCTTGCTAACCTTAAAGAAAATCAAGAATTTTATTACAACGATCTTCTGAAATTGATGCTAAAAGATAAAAAGCGGATTTTGATTAAAGAAATAGAAAATGGTGAATATATAGATACTGGAAATAAATTCGAATACTTAAAAACAATCACAAAGTTTGGAATAAGACATCCGGAGATAGGAAAAGACTACCTTCAATTTCTGAAAGAAATAATTAATTTAAATAATTAA